The genomic window AACATAATGTGTTTCACCTTGTTCAGCAGGTATTAATAACAATTTTTCAAATATCAGTTTCAATTGTTTCATTATTTTAATATCAAATCTGAAACTAATATAAACCTTGTTTTCAAAATTCGTAATATCACAATATTGAGGCTGGCAATTTTGTTCAATTAAAATTTGACGAAACAAACTAGTAAACTGCGCTTTATCAAATTTTTCAGATCTGTAATAATAAAATTCTTTGAGTTTATTAAGACTTGTTTGTAATTCCAGATAAGCTTCTTCTGGTGTTTTAAAACCTTCAGAAAATTCTGATTCATCTATTTGTTCATTTGTTATTTCATTTTGATTATCTTGTCTTTCTTTACAAGATAACATTAGTGATAAAATTAACAAATTAAATGCAAATATTACTTTAAACATTTTACTAATCAAAACTACTCCTTTATGATTAAATCATCAAATATATTTTTAAAAATACCAAAGATTATTATTTTCTTTGTAAAATTATTTAAAAATATATCAGTAAACTTCTATACATCTTTTCCATATGTAAAAATTAAGCAAATTATTAACATTTTATTTGTTTAATCTTATATTATTTTTTACTTTAAAACAACTTGGGTATTATATAAATATCATCATAAAAGCAATTTGCTTTAAATATTCAGTTTATCTTGTAATCTCTTTAATGCATTGGCATCTAATTTAAGTTTACTTATATCTAGAGCACCAGCAATTGCAACTATCTCTTCATAAGATAATTTACAACCTTTTAAGATATGATTTTTAAAACTTTTAGTGGCAATAGGGACAATTTTTTCTATAATCTCAAGTAATACTTTAGCATATTCACGCATTTCTTTAGATGAATGCTCAGCAACTTCTTTTGATGCATTTAAGGCCGATCTTAATTTTATAAAATGAAAGAGATTATTTAAATCAATTTGCCAATACCATTCGGTATATAAGCTTAAAGGCAAGACAATTCTGGATATTTCTTTTGAGATATTATGATTTATCATGTTTTGATATAACTTGTAAGAAGATTTTTGATTTTCCTTTAAATTATTTAATATTTCCTCTCTAAATTCACATTCAGTTTTTTTATTATCTTGATTATCTGTAACATTGTGTGTATTCATATTCTCTTCTAAAGGCACATAAAACTCTTCTCTAATTAAACTATAAGAACTAGAAACTTCATTAATCCTTGCTGTTCTGTGTCGCATCCATTGTCTTGCAACAAATATTGGGGCTTTTACATAAAATGTAAAAACTACTTGTTCCAATGGACTTGTATGTTCATTTCTGATTAAATAATCAATAAGTTCTCTGTCTTCTCTCTTAATGCTCTCTCCTCTATATGAGATTCTTGCAGCTTGAATTATTCTCTCATCACTACCCATAAAATCAACAAGTTTTATAAAACCTTTATCTAATACTTTATGTTCTATGTTTAACAGATTTTCTTTTTCAATTTTAAAATTCAAAATACAACCCCATAAACTTACACATATTTACTGCATACAACTGAGATTATACAATATATACCATTATATAAATCATTCCATATTTTTTTAACAAAAAAATGTTTTGGGCAAATTTAATTTTTACTTTGTAATATCAATGAA from Borrelia duttonii Ly includes these protein-coding regions:
- the thyX gene encoding FAD-dependent thymidylate synthase, giving the protein MNFKIEKENLLNIEHKVLDKGFIKLVDFMGSDERIIQAARISYRGESIKREDRELIDYLIRNEHTSPLEQVVFTFYVKAPIFVARQWMRHRTARINEVSSSYSLIREEFYVPLEENMNTHNVTDNQDNKKTECEFREEILNNLKENQKSSYKLYQNMINHNISKEISRIVLPLSLYTEWYWQIDLNNLFHFIKLRSALNASKEVAEHSSKEMREYAKVLLEIIEKIVPIATKSFKNHILKGCKLSYEEIVAIAGALDISKLKLDANALKRLQDKLNI